A single window of Amphiura filiformis chromosome 17, Afil_fr2py, whole genome shotgun sequence DNA harbors:
- the LOC140138359 gene encoding monomeric sarcosine oxidase-like codes for MTTDCVYDICVVGAGLWGSAAAYHASLNPESKVCLIGPDEPKSKKCTGRTVFGAYYDEARITRQNVGNDTDAELARRSHQSFGILESETGMPFYTPCRNLNFGKIGSQYVLNSKRTSERLRLEHRVLSCSHLKRWWPYLCIGNSNEGVVQLSNCGMVNPRQLVSAQKQAASSQGCDIVTSIVDQINKKYDLENRHTILEVVTEDGHIIKSHKVLLCTGGFTFSKPLLPPHLMPDIRLALTQTLRLELSVKDVEKLRGMPTISAMSREDNLADCYMCPPVRYPDGKTYLKIGHGRLGYFGKREEVADWYRGDGEPQVTDRLKKMIQMYIPGLHPLSDHVDTCVVTATRSGLPYIDMITPQIGIAVGGNGVGARWSYEVGKIAAKMITKGQWDYDLPEEYFKVEFKKENISSRL; via the exons ATGACGACTGATTGTGTTTACGATATTTGTGTGGTTGGTGCTGGTCTGTGGGGTTCAGCGGCTGCTTATCATGCGTCGTTAAATCCTGAATCAAAAGTTTGTTTAATTGGACCTGATGAGCCAAAATCTAAG AAATGTACCGGACGGACGGTCTTTGGTGCTTACTATGACGAAGCACGAATTACGAGACAAAATGTCGGTAATGATACGGACGCAGAATTAGCAAGAAGGTCTCATCAAAGTTTTGGAATTCTGGAAAGTGAAACAG GCATGCCGTTTTATACTCCATGTCGCAATCTAAACTTCGGCAAAATTGGAAGTCAGTATGTATTGAATTCAAAAAGAACTTCAGAACGTTTGAGACTGGAGCACCGTGTGTTGTCATGTAGCCACCTGAAGCGGTGGTGGCCTTACCTGTGTATTGGCAACAGTAACGAAGGAGTAGTTCAGCTGTCAAATTGTGGTATGGTCAACCCAAGACAACTTGTATCTGCTCAGAAGCAAGCTGCAAGCTCCCAAGGGTGCGATATTGTTACCTCTATTGTGGACCAAATCAACAAGAAGTATGATCTCGAGAATAGACACACGATTCTCGAGGTGGTTACAGAAGACGGTCATATCATCAAATCACATAAAGTACTTCTTTGTACCGGAGGATTTACCTTTTCCAAACCGCTTCTTCCGCCACACCTCATGCCAGATATAAGACTTGCGCTAACGCAGACACTGAGGCTTGAGCTTAGTGTAAAGGACGTGGAGAAGTTACGCGGGATGCCGACAATAAGTGCTATGTCGAGAGAAGACAACCTTGCAGATTGCTACATGTGTCCACCTGTTAGATATCCAGATG GTAAGACCTATCTTAAGATTGGCCATGGACGTCTCGGATATTTTGGGAAAAGGGAAGAGGTTGCTGACTGGTATCGTGGTGATGGAGAACCACAAGTTACCGACAGACTGAAGAAGATGATACAAATGTACATACCAG GTCTTCACCCGCTCTCCGATCACGTCGATACATGCGTTGTTACAGCTACTCGAAGTGGTTTACCATACATTGACATGATTACGCCACAAATTGGAATTGCTGTCGGTGGGAATGGTGTCGGTGCAAGGTGGTCGTATGAAGTGGGCAAAATAGCAGCTAAGATGATAACTAAAGGACAGTGGGATTATGATCTTCCTGAGGAATATTTTAAAGTTGAATTCAAAAAGGAAAATATATCTAGCAGACTTTAG
- the LOC140136888 gene encoding peroxisomal sarcosine oxidase-like codes for MADCVVYDICVVGAGLWGSAAAYHASMDPETKVCLIGPDEPTTKQEFTERTVFGAHYDEARITRQNVGNMTDAEIARRSHDGFGVLESKTGVSFYNDCSHILFGKAKSPYVISSKKTSEFLGLEHLLLSNDELSRMFPYLTLGDGNECLLQLSNCGMVNPRRLVSAQKLAASSQGCDIVTSIVNQINEKYDQVNRDTILEVVTEDGHMIQSRRVLICTGGFTLSKPLLPPHLLPDLRLAPTQTLRIELSAEDTKTLREMPMISSIVGGNNIEDCYMCPPVTYPDGRTYLKIGHGRRKHFERNDAIAEWYRSKGDPIITEKMNEMLNRYIPGLQPLSTQIDTCVLSGTPSGLPYIDMITPEIGIAVGGNGVGARWSYEVGKIAAKMMTKGQWDYDLPKEYFKVQLARTRKDNDMSAENFKVQNQSKL; via the exons ATGGCTGACTGCGTTGTTTACGATATATGTGTGGTTGGTGCTGGTTTGTGGGGTTCAGCGGCTGCTTATCATGCGTCTATGGATCCTGAAACAAAAGTTTGTTTAATTGGACCTGATGAACCGACAACAAAACAG GAATTTACTGAAAGAACGGTATTTGGTGCCCATTATGACGAAGCCAGGATTACACGACAAAATGTAGGCAATATGACTGACGCAGAAATAGCACGGCGGTCTCATGACGGATTTGGTGTATTGGAAAGCAAAACAG GGGTTTCATTTTACAATGATTGCAGCCACATTCTATTTGGCAAAGCCAAAAGTCCGTACGTAATAAGTTCCAAAAAAACATCAGAATTCCTCGGATTGGAACACCTTCTATTATCAAATGATGAACTAAGCCGAATGTTCCCGTATCTGACACTTGGAGATGGTAACGAATGtctgctgcaactttcaaattgtgGTATGGTCAACCCAAGACGACTAGTATCTGCTCAGAAACTGGCGGCAAGCTCTCAAGGATGCGATATTGTGACTTCCATTGTGAACCAAATCAACGAAAAGTATGATCAAGTGAATAGAGATACGATTCTCGAGGTGGTTACAGAAGACGGTCATATGATCCAATCACGTCGAGTACTTATTTGTACCGGAGGATTTACGCTTTCGAAACCGCTTCTTCCGCCACACCTCTTACCAGACCTTAGACTCGCGCCGACGCAGACACTACGGATTGAGCTTAGTGCAGAAGACACGAAGACTTTACGCGAGATGCCGATGATATCCTCTATTGTAGGAGGAAATAATATTGAGGATTGTTATATGTGCCCGCCCGTGACTTATCCAGATG GAAGAACCTATTTGAAGATAGGTCATGGCCGTCGAAAGCATTTTGAGCGGAATGATGCGATTGCTGAATGGTATCGAAGTAAAGGTGACCCAATAATTACAGAAAAGATGAACGAGATGTTAAACCGATATATTCCAG GACTGCAACCACTTTCAACACAGATAGACACATGTGTTCTGTCAGGAACTCCAAGCGGGTTACCATACATCGACATGATTACGCCAGAAATTGGAATCGCTGTCGGTGGGAATGGTGTCGGTGCAAGGTGGTCGTATGAAGTGGGCAAAATAGCAGCTAAGATGATGACTAAAGGACAGTGGGATTATGATCTTCCTAAGGAATACTTTAAGGTTCAATTAGCTCGGACCAGGAAGGATAATGATATGTCAGCGGAGAATTTTAAAGTTCAAAATCAAAGTAAACTTTAA